The DNA window CGCGGCGGCCGCGTTGCCTCGGGCGAGCTCGGCCCGTCCGAGCTCGTAGTAGGCGACCGCGAGCCACTCCGTCTCCGCCGATCGGCCGGCGGCGGCGACGGCCCCCAGGATCCGGTGCTGGAGGTCGAGGAGCTCCGGCCAGCGCCCGGCCTCGGCGGCGAGCTCTCGGAGGCCCCGGAGCGCGCCGACGTGGTTGCGGCGCGCCTGGAGGACCTGCCGGTAGAGCGTGCCCGCCTCCTCAGGCCGGCCGGCGGCCCGCGCCTCGTCCGCGCGCCGGAGCAGCTCCAGCGTCTGCGGGTCGTCGGAGAGGGGCGCGCTCGCCGTCGGGGCGAAGAGCCGCCTGAGACCGAGGCCGACGGACACGAGGGTCCGGAGCGAGGCGAGGAGCGTCATGGCGCGGGCGGGCGGTTCGTGGAGCGCAGGGGGGCGCCGGTCGGGGCCGCGTGCGATCAGCCCGTGGCCATCCGCTCCTCTTGCTCGACCACGCGCTGACAGTCGATGCAGTAGCGGGCGAAGGGCAGCGCCTCGAGGCGTTTCTCGGAAATGGGCTCGCTGCAGCGCTCGCAGGAGCCGAAGGCGCCGTCGTCGAGCTTCTGCAGCGCGGAGACGACGTCGCGGAGGAGGCGGCGGTCGCCGTTGCCGAGCTCGAAGAAGAACTCCCTGTTGTAGGCGGTGTTGGCCTGGTCGCCCAGGTCCTTGATCGAGTCGTCCTCCTGATCCTTGCCGTAGATGGCGGTCCGGCCGACCTCGTCCGCCAGTTGGCGCTGCTTCTCGACCAGCCGCTTCTTGAAGTACGCCAGTCGCTCTTTGCGCATCGCGGCCTCCCTCCGCCACGTCTGGCACGCGCTACTCAAGTCATGAACGCTAACACGCGTCCGGGAGGCGCGCAACACCTTCACGCCCTTTCGGAGCCGCCGGCGAGCGACAGGGTGGGCGCGTCGCCCCAGAGGCGCTCGAGCGCGTAGTAGGCGCGCGTGTCCTCGAGGAACACGTGCATGAGGACGTCGCCGTAGTCGAGGAGGATCCAGCCGCTGGCGGCGACGCCCTCGGTGTGGAGCGGCCGGACGTCCGCGCCCTTGAGCTCGTCGCGGATCGCGCCCGAGATCGCCTCCATGTGGGTCGTCGATTTGGCGCTGCAGAGCAGGAAGTAGTCGGCGATGCTCGAGACGGCGCGCACGTCCAGCACGACCAGGTCGGTCGCCCGCTTGTCGAGCGCCGCGCGCGCGGCGCTCCGCGCCTTCCGCTCGGCCGGCGGCTGCGTCACGCCCCCTCGGTCAGGTAGAGGCGCCGCGCGCGGATGTGGGCGAGGACCGCGTCGGGCACGCGGTAGGCGAGCGACCGCCCCTCGCGGACGCGGCGCCGGAGGTCCGACGCCGAGATCGGCAGCGACGTCACGCGCACGATCAGGGGCTCCTGCCCGATCTCGCGCACGACCTTCTGCGCCGCGGCGCTGTCGGGATCGAACGCGCTGCCGACGCGCGGGACCACGACGAGCCGGGCCAGTTCGGCAAGGCGCCGGGGCTCGCGCCACGTGAGGAGGTCGAGGAAGGTCTCCGAGCCCAGGAGGAGGAAGAGGTCCGCGCGGGGGATGCGGAGCTCCGCGAGCGTGTCCACGGTGTACGAGGGACCGGCGCGGCGCAGCTCGACGTCGGAGACCTCGAACCGCGGGTGGCCCGCCGTCGCGAGCCGGACCATCTCGTAGCGGTCGGCCGCCGGCGCCAGCCGCCCGGGCGGCTTGTGGGGCGGGACCGCGGCGGGCACGAACAGGATCCGGTCGAGGCCGAGCGCCTCGAGGACCTCGTCGGCGAGAAGCAGGTGCCCGTAGTGGATCGGGTTGAACGACCCGCCGAAGACCGCGGTGCCGGCCAAGCCCTAGTCCCGCACCTGACCGTCGCCCAGCACGATGAACTTCGTCGTCGTCAGCTCGCGCGCGCCCACCGGGCCGCGCGCGTGGACCCGCGAGGTCGAGACGCCCATCTCCGCGCCCATGCCGAACTGGCCGCCGTCCACGAGCCGGGTCGAGGCGTTCACGAGCACGGCGGCGGCGTCCACCTCGCGCGTGAAGCGGCGCGCGTGCTCGAGGTCGTTGGTGACGATCGCCTCAGCGAGCCCCGTGCCGTGCCGGCGGATGTGCGCGAGGGCGGCGTCGAGGTCGTCCACGACGCGCACCGCGAGGATCAGGTCCAGATACTCCGTGTCCCAGTCCGCGTCGGTCGCGGGCCGCGCCGCGGGCACGAGCGCCCGCGTCGCCGGGCAGCCGCGGAGCTCGACGCCCGCGTCGGCGAGCCGCCGCGCCGCCAGCGGCAGGAACGCCGGCGCGATCGCGCGGTGGACCAGGAGCGTCTCGAGCGCGTTGCAGACGCTCGGCCGCTGGGCCTTCGCGTTCACCACGATCTGCGCGGCCATCGCGGGGTCGGCCGAGGCGTCGACGAAAACGTGGACGAGGCCCTTGTCGTGCTTGAGCACCGGGACGCGCGAGCGCTCGGCGACCCACCGGACGAAGTCCTCGCCCCCCCGCGGGATGACGAGGTCGAGGAGCCCGTCGAGCTCGAGGAGCGCCGCGACCGCCGCCCGGTCGGTCGTGTCCACGAACTGGATCGCGTCGGCCGGGCCGCCCGCCTTCTCGAGCGCCTTGGCCAGCACGCCGGCGATCAGCGTGTTGGACTCGATCGCCTCGCTGCCGCCGCGCAGCACGACGGCGTTGCCGGCCTTCACGCAGAGCCCGGCGGCGTCGGCCGTGACGTTCGGGCGCGACTCGTAGATGAACGCGATGACGCCCAGCGGGACGCGGACGCGGGAGATCTCGAGGCCGTTCGGCCGGCGCCACGCCTCGACGACCATCCCCACGGGGTCCGGGAGCGCGGCGATCTCGCGGAGCCCCTGCGCCATCTCCTCGACGCGGGCCTCGCTGAGCGCCAGGCGGTCGAGGAACGCGCGCGCGGCGCCGCGGCTCCGGGCGCGCTCGACGTCGCCGCGGTTCGCTTCGAGGAGCGCCGCGGTCTTCTCGACGAGCCCGTGCGCCATCTGGAGGAGCGCGTCGTTCTTGATGCGGGTCGGGCAGAGCGCGAGCGCGCGCGCGGCCTCGCGCGCCGCGCGGGCCTTCCCTTCCACGAGCGCCCGGACGTCCATGGCCATCCCCTAGAGGATTACCAGATTATCGCGGTGGATCACTTCGTCGAAGCTCTTGTAGCCGAGCCGCGTCTCGATCTCGCTGGTCTGGGCGCCCTGGATCTTCCGGAGCTCCGCGGCGTCGAAGTTCACCACGCCGCGCGCGAACTCGCGGCCTCCAGCGCCCTGCACCGCCACCACCTCGCCCGAGGCGAAGTCGCCCTCGACGGCGACGACCCCCGCCGGGAGCAGGCTCTTCTTGTGCCGGGTCAGCGCCGCGAGCGCCCCCGCGTCCACCGTGAGCCGGCCCTGCGGGGGCACCGCGAACGCGATCCAGCGCTTGCGCGCGGCGAGCCGCTCGGCCTTCGGCGCGAAGTACGTCCCGACGGGCTCGCCGGCGAGGATCCGGGCGAGGACGCCGGGCTCGCGGCCGCTCGCGATCACCATCGCGACGCCCGACGCGGCGGCCTTCTTCGCGGCCTGGAGCTTCGTCGCCATGCCGCCGACCGAGACGCCATCAGCGCGGTCGCGGGCGAGCCGCGCGATCTCGTCGGTGACGGCCTCGACCCGCTCGACCCTGCGGGCGGCGGCGTTGACGGTCGGGTCGTCGCTGTAGAGACCGTCCACGTCGGTGAGGAGCACCAGCAGGTCGGCGTCGATCAGCGAGGCGACGAGCGCGCTCAGGTTGTCGTTGTCGCCGACCTTGATCTCCTCGACGGCGACCGTGTCGTTCTCGTTCACGATCGGGAGCACGTCGAAGCGCAGCAGCGCGAGCAGCGTGTTCTTCGCGTTGAGGTAGCGCGCGCGGTCGCCGATGTCCTGCGCGGTGAGCAGCACCTGGCCCACGTGGATCCCGTGCCGGGCGAACGCCGCTTCGTAGCGCTCCATGAGCGCGGACTGGCCGACCGCGGCGGCCGCCTGCTTCTCGGGGATCGAGCGCGGGCGCTCGGAGAGCCGGAGCCGCGCCATCCCCGTCGCGATGGCGCCCGACGTGACGAGCACGACGCGGCGCCCCTCGCGCGCGGCGGCGATGTCGCGCGCGAGCGCGCCGATGCGCTCGGGCGAGGCGCCGATACCGGGCTCGGTGACGAGCCCGGTGCCGACCTTCACCACGAGCCGGCGGACGCGGGGGAGCTTGCGCTCCTTCACGACACGCGTCCCGCGACGGCCACGGGCCCGGGCGCCGCCAGCGCCGCCGCGATGCCGCGGACCAGGTCGTCCAGACCGGCGCCGGTCGCCGCCGAGATCACGAAGCAGCGCAGGCCCTGCGCGGCGCACTGGCGCTCGAGCCGCTCCCGGCGCGACGCCGCCTCCGGCAGGTCGGCCTTGTTGGCGACGAGGAGCTGCGGCCGCGCGGCGAGCTCGGGCGAGTAGGCGCGGAGCTCCCGGTCGAGCGCCTCCCGGTCGTCCACGGGATCGCGCCCGGTCTGCGGATCGAGGTCGAGCACGTGGAGGAGGAGGCGCGTCCGCTCGGTGTGGCGGAGGAACCGGTGGCCGAGCCCCTTGCCCTCCGCGGCGCCCGGGATGAGCCCGGGCAGGTCCGCGATGACGAACGAACGCTCGGCGTCCACGCGCACGATGCCGAGCGTCGGCTCGAGCGTCGTGAACGGGTAGTCCGCGATCTTCGGCCTCGCCGCCGAGAGGCGCGACACCAGCGTGGACTTGCCCGCGTTCGGAAAGCCGATGACGCCGACGTCGGCGAGGAGCCGGAGCTCCAAGTGGAGCCAGCGCTCGGGCCCGGGCCGGCCGAGGTCGGCGCGGCGCGGGGCCCGGTTCGTCGAGGAGGCGAAGCGCGCGTTGCCGCGCCCGCCGCGCGCGCCCGCGATCGCGAGCACGCGCTGGCCCGGCGCCGCGAGGTCGCCCAGGAGCTCGCCCGTGGCGCGGTCGGTGACGACGGTGCCCGCCGGGACGCGCAGGACCAGGTCGCGG is part of the Candidatus Methylomirabilota bacterium genome and encodes:
- a CDS encoding TraR/DksA family transcriptional regulator, which translates into the protein MRKERLAYFKKRLVEKQRQLADEVGRTAIYGKDQEDDSIKDLGDQANTAYNREFFFELGNGDRRLLRDVVSALQKLDDGAFGSCERCSEPISEKRLEALPFARYCIDCQRVVEQEERMATG
- the rsfS gene encoding ribosome silencing factor, which produces MTQPPAERKARSAARAALDKRATDLVVLDVRAVSSIADYFLLCSAKSTTHMEAISGAIRDELKGADVRPLHTEGVAASGWILLDYGDVLMHVFLEDTRAYYALERLWGDAPTLSLAGGSERA
- the nadD gene encoding nicotinate-nucleotide adenylyltransferase; the encoded protein is MAGTAVFGGSFNPIHYGHLLLADEVLEALGLDRILFVPAAVPPHKPPGRLAPAADRYEMVRLATAGHPRFEVSDVELRRAGPSYTVDTLAELRIPRADLFLLLGSETFLDLLTWREPRRLAELARLVVVPRVGSAFDPDSAAAQKVVREIGQEPLIVRVTSLPISASDLRRRVREGRSLAYRVPDAVLAHIRARRLYLTEGA
- a CDS encoding glutamate-5-semialdehyde dehydrogenase — protein: MDVRALVEGKARAAREAARALALCPTRIKNDALLQMAHGLVEKTAALLEANRGDVERARSRGAARAFLDRLALSEARVEEMAQGLREIAALPDPVGMVVEAWRRPNGLEISRVRVPLGVIAFIYESRPNVTADAAGLCVKAGNAVVLRGGSEAIESNTLIAGVLAKALEKAGGPADAIQFVDTTDRAAVAALLELDGLLDLVIPRGGEDFVRWVAERSRVPVLKHDKGLVHVFVDASADPAMAAQIVVNAKAQRPSVCNALETLLVHRAIAPAFLPLAARRLADAGVELRGCPATRALVPAARPATDADWDTEYLDLILAVRVVDDLDAALAHIRRHGTGLAEAIVTNDLEHARRFTREVDAAAVLVNASTRLVDGGQFGMGAEMGVSTSRVHARGPVGARELTTTKFIVLGDGQVRD
- the proB gene encoding glutamate 5-kinase yields the protein MKERKLPRVRRLVVKVGTGLVTEPGIGASPERIGALARDIAAAREGRRVVLVTSGAIATGMARLRLSERPRSIPEKQAAAAVGQSALMERYEAAFARHGIHVGQVLLTAQDIGDRARYLNAKNTLLALLRFDVLPIVNENDTVAVEEIKVGDNDNLSALVASLIDADLLVLLTDVDGLYSDDPTVNAAARRVERVEAVTDEIARLARDRADGVSVGGMATKLQAAKKAAASGVAMVIASGREPGVLARILAGEPVGTYFAPKAERLAARKRWIAFAVPPQGRLTVDAGALAALTRHKKSLLPAGVVAVEGDFASGEVVAVQGAGGREFARGVVNFDAAELRKIQGAQTSEIETRLGYKSFDEVIHRDNLVIL